One segment of Cyprinus carpio isolate SPL01 chromosome B20, ASM1834038v1, whole genome shotgun sequence DNA contains the following:
- the LOC109069707 gene encoding E3 ubiquitin-protein ligase TRIM47-like → MAEASISVGQNQFTCPVCLDLLKNPVTIPCGHSYCMSCITGCWNQEGQRGVYSCPQCRQTFSPRPALSESTILAEMVEKLKKTKLQAAVPAGAGDVECDICTGRKHKAIKSCLVCLESYCQTHFDRHEEFRSGNPHKVIDATGRLQQMFCPQHHKQLEIYCQIDNCCICYLCTMDEHKNHDTITAIVERTRRQKNLEQKQRNLQQKIWEIESDLQQLIKDVKIHKRSAQKAVDDSQRNFTELISSIERSRSEVTQLIRDQEKAAVTRAEEHMKQLEKEIDDLRRRDTELEQLSHTEDHIHFLLSFNGGPVIQHLDLSKFSTTSSSPLPPPHHHYDDIRKSVSLLKEKLEGFCKEEIEKISGTGKILELSPSIHTDTQTHSHTQTHIINMSFGFHSAKQ, encoded by the exons atggcagaagccagtaTTTCAGTGGGACAGAACCAGTTCACctgtccagtgtgtctggatctacTGAAGAATCCAGTgaccattccctgtggacacagttactgcaTGAGCTGTATTACAGGCTGCTGGAATCAAGAGGGTCAGAGGGGAGtttacagctgccctcagtgcagacagaccttcagtccaagacctgctttaagCGAAAGCACCATCTTGGCTGAAATGGtagagaaactgaagaagactaAATTACAAGCTGCTGTTCCTGCTGGTGCTGGAGATGTGGAGTGTGACATCTGCACTGGAAGAAAACACAAAGCCatcaagtcctgtctggtgtgtctggaATCTTATTGCCAGACTCATTTTGATCGCCATGAAGAATTTCGCTCAGGTAACCCACACAAAGTGATTGATGCAACTGGACGACTGCAGCAGATGTTCTGTCCTCAACATCATAAGCAACTGGAAATCTATTGCCAGATTGACAACTGCTGTATTTGTTACTTGTGTACAatggatgaacataaaaaccatgacacTATAACAGCTATAGTAGAGAGGACAAGGAGACAG aaaaacctggagcaaaaacaaagaaatttacagcagaaaatcTGGGAGATCGAGTCAGATCTTCAGCAGTTGATAAAAGATGTGAAGATCCATAAG cgctctgcacagaaaGCAGTAGATGACAGTCAGAGGAACTTTACTGAATTGATcagctccattgagagaagccgaTCTGAGGTTACAcagctgatcagagatcaggaaaaagCTGCAGTGACTCGAGCTGAAGAACACATGAAGCAGTTGGAGAAGGAGATTGATGACCTGAGGAGGAGAGACACTGaactggagcagctttcacacacagagGATCACATCCATTTCCTGCTG AGTTTCAATGGAGGGCCTGTAATACAGCATTTGGATTTGTCTAAATTCAGTACCACATCTTCAagccccctcccccctccccatCATCATTATGATGATATAAGGAAATCAGTTTCTTTGCTAAAAGAAAAACTTGAAGGTTTCTGCAAAGAGGAGATAGAAAAGATATCTGGTACAGGTAAAATACTGGAGCTCTCTCCCtctatacacacagacacacagacacactcacacacacagacacacataattAATATGTCTTTTGGTTTCCATAGTGCAAAACAATGA
- the LOC122141015 gene encoding E3 ubiquitin/ISG15 ligase TRIM25-like, translated as MADGSISVGQDQFTCPVCLDLLKNPVTIPCGHSYCMSCITGCWNQEDQRGVYSCPQCRQTFSPRPALCKNVVFDEMVEKLKKTKLQTAVPAGASCQSHFDRHEEFWSSKPHKVINATGRLQQMICPQHHKQLEIYCRTDQHYICYLCAVDKHKHHNTVTAIAERTEKQKHLEQTQRDFQQRIQLREKDLQELREVVKTHKRSAKEAVQDTERNFTELMRLIERNRSEVTQLIRDQEKAAVSRAEEHMKQLEQEIDDLRRRDTELEKLLQTDDHIHFLLSVESCSVPPQTMYVPRITPDSHLLYEDVGKSVLLLKKRVEGFCKEVIGKISCTVPYIEIISTSEERIQSPQKQSWGTIPGSPSGRPQKAWSQSRSLSDSKYWHFTE; from the exons ATGGCAGATGGCAGTATTTCGGTGGGACAGGACCAGTTCACCTGTCCAGTGTGTCTAGATCTACTGAAGAATCCAGTgaccattccctgtggacacagttactgcaTGAGCTGTATTACAGGCTGCTGGAATCAAGAGGATCAGAGGGGAGtttacagctgccctcagtgcagacagaccttcagtccaagacctgctttatgTAAGAATGTGGTGTTTGATGaaatggtggagaaactgaagaagactaAACTACAAACTGCCGTTCCTGCTGGTGCCTCCTGTCAGAGTCATTTTGATCGTCATGAAGAATTTTGGTCAAGTAAACCACACAAAGTGATCaatgccactggacgactgcagcaGATGATCTGTCCTCAACATCATAAACAACTGGAAATCTATTGCCGGACTGACCAGCACTATATTTGTTACTTGTGTGCAGTggataaacacaaacaccacaacacTGTAACAGCTATAgcagagaggacagagaaacag AAACATCTGGAACAAACACAAAGAGActtccagcagagaatccagctgagagagaaagatcttcaggAGCTGAGAGAGGTTGTGAAGACTCATAAG cgctctgcaaaGGAAGCAGTGCAAGACACTGAGAGGAACTTTACTGAACTGATGCGCCTCATTGAGAGAAACCGATCTGAAGTCACAcagctgatcagagatcaggaaaaagctgcagtgagtcgagctgaagaacaCATGAAGCAACTGGAGCAGGAGATtgatgatctgaggaggagagacacTGAACTGGAGAAGCTTTTACAAACAGATGATCACATCCATTTTCTTCTG AGTGTCGAGTCTTGCTCTGTTCCTCCACAAACTATGTATGTTCCCAGAATCACACCTGATTCTCATCTCTTATATGAAGATGTGGGAAAATCTGTTCTTTTGCTAAAAAAGAGGGTTGAGGGTTTCTGCAAAGAAGTGATAGGCAAGATATCTTGTACAG TGCCATACATTGAGATCATTTCCACTTCTGAGGAGAGAATACAGT CACCACAGAAACAGTCCTGGGGCACAATACCAGGGTCACCAAGTGGTCGTCCCCAAAAGGCATGGTCACAAAGCAGATCCTTGTCAGATTCAAAGTACTGGCATTTCACAGAATAA